AGACCGGGTGCTCAAGTAGCAACACAATCGAAGTCGTTCATGTGTTGTCACCACCATTTTTCCGCCATCTCAACAACTACATGTGATGCGACCAGTGCCATTACACAACCATCTGTCTGCGTCAAACCTTCGTCCATAATTTCTATCTTACCCTCACAGTCAACCATCAGATCAGAACAGATGAACCTCCCGAAGACCTTTTGATGACCACAGACGTCGTGAAACCGTAGGAAGTCGTTGCAGTACAATTTGTAGAAACCACCATCTGCCTGGTTGGATCAGAATCATCACCACCAAGCCGTGGACCGAAGCAGAGCCGGTCAGCCACCGCACGCGCGGAAAGCCAGCACCTGGACGGcgcggtccacattcagcagagAGCCTGACGCACACCGACCCCTGGTGCCACGTCCAATCGGATTTGGTCGAAGGCCGCGCTCGCACACAAAAGTTGTCACGCGTCACCACCCAGTCCTCCACGGCTCCACATACACGCTGCCACACCCACCCATCAGCTCCAAGCAGCCGCCCTGCGCCTCCGCCGGGAGTAGCTGCCATGCCGACGTGGATCAAATCGGGGATGCGCCCCCGCGAGCCTGGGTGCTCCGCGCCACCTGACCTCCATGAGAGGGAGGTGATGCCCCACCACCGCTGTCGGCCGCCTGGCTTAGCCCGGCGGCAACGGTGGGGAGGAAGGGAGGAGCGGCGGTACTGGTGGGGTTTGTGTGCAGTCGCCCGTGCAGGGAACGACGCAGGGGCTGTTGCACCAACTAGGGATTCATATGTTGGATAGTGGTGGTATTCACAATAATCATTAACACAATGGTTCTTGCTTCGTGGTTGACAGGGTTCGGATTAGTCTCTCGAGGATATGGAGTGCCCATTCTCCTGAGAACGTCATCTTCGGGGCTTTGTTCGGTTTTCTTCCATTCACAGCTCCACTTCGATATGTTACAATCAACCTTATGTTATAGCTTTTCTCAACACAAAAAAAGGTATAAAGTGGCAGGTCTCTTGTGGTGCAAAAGATATGTTTACGGCACCAAATGTTCTTCCCCATTTTATTTAACCCTGTACAAACGCAATCATTTTTATGTGGCAGGCTTATGATGAGACTAACTTATCAACCACTGTATATGTAGTGCAGAAATTATGAAGTTCCCAGCCAACCATGGTTATCATCTTATCAACCACTATACATGTCCTTAGTGCAGAAATTATGAAGTTCCCACCCAACAATGGTAATCATATTCGACAGATGTTTAATTGTCCTGTACCACACCtactgaaaataagatgaattaaTTTCATGACTTGTTGCCAGACTTCATATTGATTGACTTAAAACGAAACCAACTAAATGATCAGAGAATCAAATGACAGTAGCTTCACAAGAAAGCTAAACACATCAAGGTTCACCACAGATACAACTACTAACCAAGCGTTTACGACAGAAGATTAAATATTTTCACTGTTAAAACTCGCCATTGTTGGCATGTTCAAAGGAAGCTCGGAGTTTGGAAACTTTTTGATGACGCAACCGGCTGAAGTTGGAGACGCCCTACTGCATCTCAAACCTCTTCGCAATTATCACGGTCATGTCAAGGTACCTCTGAGCGCAATTGGTCAGGCAGGTAGTTTCACCGGAGCTGAACTTGCTTCCTGGGGTGCTGGTTATGCATTTGTCCCAGCACACATTAGTCAGCTTGGTTACCATCTCactcatcatcatcttgtgcttctCTTGCTGCAGAATTAAAGAAATTCACATGAGTCCTGTTTTACCCAGTTACAAAAGATAACCAACACAGCACACTAGaacaactcaaaatcctacataGTTTTCATAGGTAGCATAAGTCGTCAGCTGTAAAAGCATGAACATATAGTTGTGGGGCTTGTATAGTGGCATGGGGCAAAACTTACGGATGCTAAAAGAAATTGAAATGGACACAGATGAAAATCTCCAACGAGGGTATGTAGTTATAAATCATGATCTAATGGACAAGCTCAGGAATTTGTGTTACTCTTATAGAAGTCAAAAGTATTAGAAGTAGATTACAACACCAATTGCTACTTTGACACAAAGGATGATCGCCTTGCATATTTGGATGCAAACATGTGATCAATATGTGCAATGGGATTTTCCATTAACATGTGAAAGTAGAAATACACAAATAGCTTTTCAGTATCATTGTAGGTAACCAAGGGTGCAGCTTCTTCCCCTAAAAAATATATTAAGATTACAGTGCTGTGGAACGAGTACATGCTACAACAGCAGCAGGAACTTAAAATGTAGCAACAAAAATTGCCAGCTTGTGATATTGTTGATGTACCATGAGGGAAACCGGAAGCAAAGCAAATCGACATAAGCGCATAGCAAGTTCACAACAAAGCTAGCAAGAAACAATTAAGCATGTTAAGTGAAAATATAAGTTCTTCTTTCAATGAGCCCCAGAACATATATGAACCGTAAAGGCTGACTTCCTCAGAACACATGTTAGATCTGCAGCAATAAGAGGGCCAAAGATCAGATGATGACAAACAAATCCGAAAATAGTCTGGCACATAACGCAATAGTTCCTTGCAAACTAACAGCTTCGCTAGCAAATAGTTCCAATGGACCGGGACCTTAACCGTTGAACTATTTTACCTCTGATTAACAATGCAAACCTGCATCTAGCTTCATAATACAAGCAGTTGCAACATAGCCGAACCGAACGATCCAAAACTTAACAAGCAATCACCAATCGAATCATGAACACATCGTCAATCCAAGTTAGGCCACAGCCTTCCACCCACATCACACCGCCCGCATGCTTCCTCTAAGAGAAGTTTCAGATCCACTCCACCACCAGTCGCACCAACAGAGACCAGAACCCATAAGAAGTAACCCGCGTCCTCCTCCGCTGTCCACGGATCCGCAACACACACAAGAGAAAACACACAGATACAGCAGACCCTAAGCAATCGGCGCCCGCGTTCAACAATTACATTACACACGCGCACGCCCAAATATACCACGAGATGGGCCGTAGTAGCGACACACAAACCCAAAATACAAGATTGCAATCAACATAAAGGAGCTCCCATCTTACCTCCAGGAACTGTTGTAGCTCGGGGGAGGCGTCCATGGCTGTTCTCGCCGACCCGCTCGTTCTAGAACCCTAAAACCCTTGTGATTTTTGCTTGGAGAAGGAGGAGAGCTGCCGAATTGGGGGATCGGAGATGCGGCCGCCGGGTTATGTATGGAGTGGGTAGGTTAGGTGTCCTGGTTGGGTCGCACTTTGGTAAACTTGGACCAGGAGCAAGGATCCGACTACATCTCGGGCCTTCCATCAAACTGGGCCACCTTGCCCTGGACCGGGATAGCAAGGATCCGACTAGGGCCTTCCATCAAAATGGGCCTTCCATCATAACGGGTCACCTTGCCCCAACCCAATTTTTCTTTTACGTATTTGTTTTATGTTGTACTACAAACTTTGATAGTGTTAGTTTTTGCTTTGAGCATAGGGAGTCCAATTTTGAGGCTCATTCTGTTGCTAAAGGAGCTTCTTCTCTCT
This sequence is a window from Aegilops tauschii subsp. strangulata cultivar AL8/78 chromosome 7, Aet v6.0, whole genome shotgun sequence. Protein-coding genes within it:
- the LOC109761626 gene encoding mitochondrial import inner membrane translocase subunit TIM8 isoform X1, translating into MRLCRFALLPVSLMQEKHKMMMSEMVTKLTNVCWDKCITSTPGSKFSSGETTCLTNCAQRYLDMTVIIAKRFEMQ
- the LOC109761626 gene encoding mitochondrial import inner membrane translocase subunit TIM8 isoform X2, coding for MDASPELQQFLEQEKHKMMMSEMVTKLTNVCWDKCITSTPGSKFSSGETTCLTNCAQRYLDMTVIIAKRFEMQ